GCTCCAAGTTCTTTAACTCCGTTTGTGCTGATTAATCCTGCACATTGCAATGGGGTTCCGATACATTGGTGTTCTTCAATTATTAAAACTTTATGATTTTTTATATTTTCCCCAGTTATGCATCCCGCAGGACCTCCTCCGACTATAATAACATCATAATTGTCAATATCCATAATATCCCCAAAATAAAACCAATAATATATGAAATTAAATAAAATATAATATATGGAGTATAATCGTATAATATAACAAACAAAATTAAAAAATTAAAAAATAGGAATGTTAATAATCAAATACAATTGGTATAATCTCGCCAAGTGTTTTGGCAGGTATTACTTCAATTCCTTCAACATCAATTACATCAATCATATTGGATTGGGGAACTATTACTCTTTTAAACCCATATTCTTTGGCAGCATTTATTTTTTCATTAACTCCGCCTATTGCCAATATATCCCCATTTAAATCAAGGCTTCCAGTAATGGCAAAATCTTGTTTTAGTGGGATTTTTAAAAGTGAAGATAATATACATAAACATACCGCAGTTGTGGCACTATCTCCATCAATTTTTGAATATGACTGGCTGAATTGGATAAATATGTCTTTTGTATCTAAATCAAGGTCTTCTTCGGAAGCAGTAGATATTGGAAGTTTCCCTTCTGATGCCAATTTTCTAGATAGGGCAGATGCCAGCGTAATGCTGTGTTTTGCCAAATCTCCACTTATGTTTAATAAGCTGGTATTGGGTGTTTTTGAATTTATTACTTCTGTTATTATTTTGGTTACATCACCCATACCATCGGCACCCAATACCGCAAGACCATGAATTACTCCAATTTTTGAGGGAGAATTTGGGCTTATGTGTTTATATCTTTTGAAGTTTTTCAAATAATCAATAGATACCTGTTTATGTAGGCTGTATATTCCTGTATCTATTATAGTTTTAACATGGCTGACATCTATAAGTTTAGTTTTTTTATCTTTATTTTCTTTTTTATTTTCACTGTTTATGGTTAATGGGAGCTCCTCTATTTTCGGCATTTCGTTTTTATTACTATTGTTTGTTTTATTCTTTTTATTTTTATTTCCGAATATTTTAACAATATTTATCGGACCTATTTTTTTAACCGATACATTTTCGGGTTTTTTATTTGTTATGTTTTTTTCGATTTCCTTAATATCTTCTTCTTTTATGTCCATTTCTTTAATCATTTTGGCTATGTCTTTGCCCTCGGCAATATCACTTGCCATTTTTATTATATTTGATAATAATCTTAATCTAAGTGTTAATTTGTCCTTTGAACCTGCCAATTTTTGGGCTAATTTCACAATTTCACAACATGCCTCATATGACATAGGATTTAAATTGTTGTTTTTAATTTCTTGAGTTATGAATTGTAATAATTTATCTCTATTTTCTTGATTATTTTTTATTTTATTTTTAAGAACAATTTTATAATCTATCCTATCCAATAGTGGAGCTCTTAAATTATTTACATCATCCATATTGCCCGACATTATTAATGTAAAATCACAAGGTATTTCATTTGTTTCAACTGTTGCACCGCTTGAATTTGGATTTCTACCACTTATCGATAATTTTTTATCCTGCAATGCTGAAAGAATATAGTCTTGAACTTCTAATGGCATGGTTTTTATTTCATCCACATATAAAACTCCCTTATGGGCTTCATGAACTGCCCCCAATATAATTCTTTTATGGGGTGGAGTTCCAAGTGGCGGTTTTCCACCAAGAGGACAATGTTTTATATCCCCCAACAATTTTGTTGTATTGTATGCACTTGCCCTAATAAGGGGTCTTTTTTTGCACTCATATAATACTACAGGTCTTAAATCTAATGGATTTGTACCTCCTCCCATCTGTCCTTTTGCAGCTCCAAATACTGTCATAAATATTATTACAAATGCTAGGGCAAATGCCACAATTGAAGTGATTGCAACTACTCCCAGTAATTTCACATCTGGCATGGCTCTGGTAATATATGAAGTAATTATTGTAAATATTAACATAAATATAATTAAAGTTATAAAACTTGGCGGCTCTTTAATCATATTTGTTTTTACTGGCTCTATCTGTTCTTTATACTCTCCATCTATGGATTCAACAATTGGTTTTTCGGAGTTTCTAAAATTTGGTTTTGCCAATAGTGTATATGGTGAAAAATCTGCCGTAGATTTCTCCACAAGGTCTCCAACTGCTTTAACCATCATAGATTTACCAACGCCGGGGTCACCTAAAAGAAGGGCATGTCTTTTATTTTTAATGGCACTTAAAACTATTTCAAGTGCTTCATCCTGTCCAATTATTTGGTCGATTAGTCGAGGGGAAGGTTCAGGAATCTCTGCTGTTGTTTTAAATTTCTTAGAAAACATTAATTCACCTTAATTTAATTGTAATATCGTTTAATTTAAGTTTTAATCCTTATTTTTATTTAAAACTTATTTTTCATCTAAAAAAGAATTTATTATTTCGGTCATCATTTTTGTAAATTCTATATTTTTGTCGTAAATTGTTTTTGAAAGAGGAGCTCCCAACTCTATCTGTTCTGGTTCAATACCTATTATAAGTATATCAGTATCTATATGATGCCTTATATATTTAACTATTATACTCATAGGTAATGCATGCGTGGAAAATCCTGTTGTGACTATATCCTCTGGATTTATTATTTTTATGGTGCCAACTTCTTCCCCCATTAGTGCCGCATCCACTATAATTATATGGCTTGGCTTTTCCGTTTTTAATACGGCCGTAAAGTTTTCTGGTACCACTCCACAATTTAAAAATAATAGTTTGTCCTGTATTTTGTTGATTTCAGTATTGTTTAAATTTTCCTCTGGAAAATTTAGGGATTTAATTAGGTCATTAATAAAAACTATGCCAACACCATCGTCTCCTTTTATAATATTCCCTACGCCCATTATTGCCAATTTTTTACAGTCTTTAAGATATTCTTCCAATATATATTTGATGTTTGAAATATAAACCACCATAATCTTTATATATTTTGTATTTATCATTATAATTAATGACAAATCATATTTTATATATTGTTTATCCTCCCTAATATTAATATGCCTATTAGTAATTATAATATTTATATGTTTAGTATTCGCATGTCAATTGGTGAATCGTATATCGTATTGTGGATACTATTCATTACCTATATTGGTGATTTTATGAATTTGATTATTGATTTACAGCTTGCATCTTTCATAACAGCAGGAATTTTAACCATTATTGGATTATATGGTGTTTTCTTTGTAGATAATGTTGTAAAAAAAGTAATAGCTTTATCGGTGCTGGGTAATGGTATAAATTTAACCCTCATAGCAATGAGTTATAAAATGGGCGGGATTGTCCCTATAAAGGTTCCAGATATGGAATTAGAATTATTCTCTCAAACCGCAGTATATCCTTTGGCACATGCTCTTGTTCTCACAAACATTGTAATTGGTGCCTCTATGCTTGCCATTATGTTGTCTTTATCTATTGTGTTATATAAAAAATATAAAACACTTAAAGGTTCCGTTTTACTAGGAGAGGATTAAAGTTATTTAAATTATAGTTATTTTGTGGTTATACTATTATCATTATTATTCATATTATTAATCTATTAATCTATTATGTCTTAGTCAATTGGCAGATATAGCAAATTAGCATATTCATCATGAACTACTATTATTAAGTATATGCGGTGAAATTATGAATTTACTTCCTTTAATTGTGGTGTATCCCCTCATTCTTGCAATAATATTTAATTTTCTATATAAAAATAGATTTATAAAAATATTTGTATTATTAACGGCAATTTCCTTATTGACACTTCCGTTTTTAGGGGATTTTGGTACATATTTTTTCTCAAATCATGGAGTTATAAATGGGTTGGTATCAGGAATATCTTATATATATAATCCTGCAAAACAGGTTATGGTATTTACATTGATGTTAATTGCTTCCCTTGTTCTTATATCAATGGCAGGAGAGAAAAAACTAAACGGATTAATTGCTTCCCTTGTATTGATGGGTCTTGCCAGTGTTTCTGCAATACTTCTCGCCGATGACCTGTTTAATATATATGTATTTTATGAAATTGCAGCAATTGCTCAAACAGGACTTGTTATAGCATCAGGAACAGAATCAGCATATAAATCAGCCTTTAAATATATGATTGTGGGCACTGTGGCAGGTTCTTTGTTGTTGTTGGGTATTGCATTCTTACTTTCGGCAACTGGAACGCTGAATATAACAGATATGCATAATTATTTGGCAAATAATCCAGCAACTCCCCCAATATACGGTGGTTTGTTGATGCTAATAATCGGACTTGGGTATGGTAGTGGCCTTCCACCCTTTCATACAGTTAAAGCTGATATGTATGCAAAGGCAAAGCCATTTATTTCTGCAATACTTCAAACATACTCTAAATTTATACTTGTGGCAATGATGCTTGCCATATTTAAATTATTTGGAGGACTTTCTTACTTTGCACCAACACAAGGAATAATCATGGCCCTTTCAATATTTGCAATGGTATTTGGTGTAGTTATGGCATTATTACAAAGTGATTATAAAAAATTACTATCTTACCATGCCATAAGTCAAGGTGGATATGTTGCAGCAGGTCTTGCAATAGGAACTCCTCTTGGTATTGTAGCAGGAATTTTCCATGCTATTAACCATGTTATCTATAAAAGTGCGTTATTTTTGGGGGCTCACCTTGTAGCACAAAAAAAGTCTAATAATTTATCAAAACTCGGGGGACTACTTCCAGTTATGCCAGTGGTAGCTTTTATGATATTATGTGCAAAATTGGCAATTAGTGGAGTTCCACCATTTAATGGATTTCAAAGTAAAATATTATTGGCACAATCCGCCATGGCTGTAAATATGCCTGAACTTGCCATAATTATGATATTTGTAAGTATTGGGACATTTGTTTCAATGATGAAGGCATTTTATTTGATATTCTTAAAACCTTGTAGCGAAGAACAGCTTAATGAATATAAAAATACCAAAGTCTCAAAATATTCCATATTTTCCCTTGCAATATTGACAATTTTATGTGTGATTTTGGGAATATATCCTGACATAGTAATTAATCAAATAACGCCTTATGCAACTGAAATCGGGAGAATTTGGAGTTTATAATTTGATTAATATATATTAATTAATATTATTATGATTATTACTATTATTAATTTTATTTTTAATTATTGGTGTTATTTATGAAATATGACGAATTTCAAAAAACAATGGAACAAAAGAAACACGGGGACGGAATATCTGTTGGAGCTGGTTTAACTGGCGAATTAACACTATATGGTAGTTTGGTAATGTGTTTTATATTATTATTTAGGGTATATAGTGAGGTATTATTTGCATTTATGGGAGTTTCGATAATTGGATTGGGTCTTTCGGTCATGCCACTATTATTTAAATTTGATAAAGAAAACTCAAACTCAATAAATATGCAAATGTTTTGGATTTCAATATTTACGGGATTACTGTCCGTAATTATATTCTTTGCTAAATAACACATTATATTATAGTACATTAATTGCATTGCATCATATTGGTGATATTATGGATAATAATATGAGTAGAGAAGTTGCCGTTGGATTGTCATTTATGTTTTTTGGCACTGCAATACTTTATTCTTTATATGGATTGAGTGTATCGGAGGGAGTAAATGCTATTTATTTGAGTAGTAGCAATTACATAATTCCAAATTTAGTTAGTGCTGTGTTATTTGATTGGAGAAGTTTTGATACTTTGGGAGAATGTTTAATATTGGTAAATTCTGTAATTGTGGTTGGAATGGTATTTGGTAGGGGATTATTTAGTTTAGAATTCCTTAAAGAAGCATATGGTAAAAAACAAGATAATAAAGAACAGCAAAAACAGGAAGAAGAATTTGAAAAAACTCATACTATTGATTATGGATTTACTCCATTAATCAAAGTTTTGGCAATGCCCATGAGTATTATATTAATGGTATTGGGCGTAATCGTGATATTGGGGGGGCATATAACTCCAGGAGGAGGATTTCAGGGTGGAGCACTAATTGCTGCGGCATATATTCTTGCAATATTGGGATATGGAACAAAAAATTGCCCTATAAATTTCAGCCATCATTATTTAGAAAGTCTTGAAACATTCGGAGCTCTTGCATTTATGATATTGGGATTAGTTGGAATGGTAATTTCAGGTTCTTATCTGTTTAATTTCAATGAATTATTTGGAATGAATATATTCCCATCACCTGCAGGGCTTGAATCTGTTGGAATAATTCCATATCTAAATACTGCTGTTGGTTTAAAGGTATTAGCTGGATTATCTACTATTACATTTCTATTAACTGGTGAAAAAGTTATTTTGGGCAATATTAAGGACGATAATTAGACATATTACAATAAAAATAATTAAAATTGATAAAATAATAAGATAATAAATATAAAATAATAAAATAAGGTTTAATAATATACATATGGTGATAATATGTTAGTTTTTCCAGTTATTACCTTTAACACTATCTTTTTATCTCTTATCGGGGCATTTGTTGGAGTGTTGTTGGGTATAAAAATAAATGCAAAATTAAATTTATTATTTTATGTTGTGGTTGGTGTGGGTGTAGCATATTTACTTGGAGCATTTCCATATTATGAGCTCCCTATGTCATTTTCATTTTTGCTATCTTTGGGCGGATTATTAATTGGGGCTTTGATAAATAGAATATTTAAAAAGTGATATTATGATAATAACAGATGTGGAAAATTGTCGGGCTATGGATAAATGCAAAAAATGTTCATTTGAACAGGAATCAAAATGTATGAATGTATGTCCTACTAATGCTATAAAACTTATAGACAATAAAGCCTTTTCATGCATAACTTGCGGAATGTGTGCTAAAAACTGCCCAAACAATGCTATAAAAAAGAATGAGTTTGGGGGTTATTATGTGGATAGAGTTAGATGCAATGGCTGTGGAACATGTGAAAAGGTATGTCCTGTTAAAATAATTAAAATGAAAAAATGGATAATCAAAGAAAAAAATGGAATGGAAAGAAGCGTATATTATCCAGATGGAATATGTGTGATGTGTGGATTATGTGTGGAGGCCTGCGAACATAATGCCAGAATGTATTTTGAGATTAATGATTTAAAAAGTGCAAAAAATAGGCTAATGGCTGAAAGATATTTAAAAATATTTGGGACATCTTCTTTTTCTTCGCAGACAGAACAGAAAACCCCTCAAATTCAATTATTGAAATCCACAACAATAGAAAAAGGAAATATTAATAGAATGTTCAGGACTTCAATAGAAATTGATGCCGAAAAATGCAGGGACTGTGGAAAATGTATATTTTTATGTCCTAAAAATACCATATTGGAAAAAGAAGAAGTTGATGGATGCACAGGCTGTAATATTTGTAAAGATTATTGTCCAGTTGATGCAATAGATAAAGGTGCTGTAAATTACAATAAATGTATATTATGTAATAACTGCATAATAAAATGTCCAAAAGATGCCTTAAAAATTGAGAATTACAAGGTAATTAAAATAAAAGAGGACATACCAACCACTCCACTAAAACACTGTATCAACTGCGGATTATGCGCTGATAAATGTCCTAATAATGCTTTAAAATTAGTAGATGGTAAAATATATTATAATCCAGAAGACTGCCTATTATGCAATGTTTGTGTAAAAATATGCCCTAATGAAGTAAGAATCAATAAAGAAACATGCATTGATGGGGGTTGTGTATTATGTGGTATATGTGTGAAAGAATGTCCAGAAGATGCCATTGAAATAAAGGAGCTCCCCAAATTTGAAGTAATTAATGACGACAATTGTATAGCTTGTGGAACTTGTTCTACCGTTTGCCCAAATAATGCAATAGTTGTAAAAATTAATAAATTTAA
The window above is part of the Methanococcus aeolicus Nankai-3 genome. Proteins encoded here:
- the lonB gene encoding ATP-dependent protease LonB, with the translated sequence MFSKKFKTTAEIPEPSPRLIDQIIGQDEALEIVLSAIKNKRHALLLGDPGVGKSMMVKAVGDLVEKSTADFSPYTLLAKPNFRNSEKPIVESIDGEYKEQIEPVKTNMIKEPPSFITLIIFMLIFTIITSYITRAMPDVKLLGVVAITSIVAFALAFVIIFMTVFGAAKGQMGGGTNPLDLRPVVLYECKKRPLIRASAYNTTKLLGDIKHCPLGGKPPLGTPPHKRIILGAVHEAHKGVLYVDEIKTMPLEVQDYILSALQDKKLSISGRNPNSSGATVETNEIPCDFTLIMSGNMDDVNNLRAPLLDRIDYKIVLKNKIKNNQENRDKLLQFITQEIKNNNLNPMSYEACCEIVKLAQKLAGSKDKLTLRLRLLSNIIKMASDIAEGKDIAKMIKEMDIKEEDIKEIEKNITNKKPENVSVKKIGPINIVKIFGNKNKKNKTNNSNKNEMPKIEELPLTINSENKKENKDKKTKLIDVSHVKTIIDTGIYSLHKQVSIDYLKNFKRYKHISPNSPSKIGVIHGLAVLGADGMGDVTKIITEVINSKTPNTSLLNISGDLAKHSITLASALSRKLASEGKLPISTASEEDLDLDTKDIFIQFSQSYSKIDGDSATTAVCLCILSSLLKIPLKQDFAITGSLDLNGDILAIGGVNEKINAAKEYGFKRVIVPQSNMIDVIDVEGIEVIPAKTLGEIIPIVFDY
- the hycI gene encoding hydrogenase maturation peptidase HycI → MVVYISNIKYILEEYLKDCKKLAIMGVGNIIKGDDGVGIVFINDLIKSLNFPEENLNNTEINKIQDKLLFLNCGVVPENFTAVLKTEKPSHIIIVDAALMGEEVGTIKIINPEDIVTTGFSTHALPMSIIVKYIRHHIDTDILIIGIEPEQIELGAPLSKTIYDKNIEFTKMMTEIINSFLDEK
- a CDS encoding cation:proton antiporter subunit C → MDLQLASFITAGILTIIGLYGVFFVDNVVKKVIALSVLGNGINLTLIAMSYKMGGIVPIKVPDMELELFSQTAVYPLAHALVLTNIVIGASMLAIMLSLSIVLYKKYKTLKGSVLLGED
- the ehbF gene encoding energy conserving hydrogenase EhbF, whose product is MNLLPLIVVYPLILAIIFNFLYKNRFIKIFVLLTAISLLTLPFLGDFGTYFFSNHGVINGLVSGISYIYNPAKQVMVFTLMLIASLVLISMAGEKKLNGLIASLVLMGLASVSAILLADDLFNIYVFYEIAAIAQTGLVIASGTESAYKSAFKYMIVGTVAGSLLLLGIAFLLSATGTLNITDMHNYLANNPATPPIYGGLLMLIIGLGYGSGLPPFHTVKADMYAKAKPFISAILQTYSKFILVAMMLAIFKLFGGLSYFAPTQGIIMALSIFAMVFGVVMALLQSDYKKLLSYHAISQGGYVAAGLAIGTPLGIVAGIFHAINHVIYKSALFLGAHLVAQKKSNNLSKLGGLLPVMPVVAFMILCAKLAISGVPPFNGFQSKILLAQSAMAVNMPELAIIMIFVSIGTFVSMMKAFYLIFLKPCSEEQLNEYKNTKVSKYSIFSLAILTILCVILGIYPDIVINQITPYATEIGRIWSL
- a CDS encoding Na(+)/H(+) antiporter subunit B → MDNNMSREVAVGLSFMFFGTAILYSLYGLSVSEGVNAIYLSSSNYIIPNLVSAVLFDWRSFDTLGECLILVNSVIVVGMVFGRGLFSLEFLKEAYGKKQDNKEQQKQEEEFEKTHTIDYGFTPLIKVLAMPMSIILMVLGVIVILGGHITPGGGFQGGALIAAAYILAILGYGTKNCPINFSHHYLESLETFGALAFMILGLVGMVISGSYLFNFNELFGMNIFPSPAGLESVGIIPYLNTAVGLKVLAGLSTITFLLTGEKVILGNIKDDN
- a CDS encoding 4Fe-4S binding protein, yielding MIITDVENCRAMDKCKKCSFEQESKCMNVCPTNAIKLIDNKAFSCITCGMCAKNCPNNAIKKNEFGGYYVDRVRCNGCGTCEKVCPVKIIKMKKWIIKEKNGMERSVYYPDGICVMCGLCVEACEHNARMYFEINDLKSAKNRLMAERYLKIFGTSSFSSQTEQKTPQIQLLKSTTIEKGNINRMFRTSIEIDAEKCRDCGKCIFLCPKNTILEKEEVDGCTGCNICKDYCPVDAIDKGAVNYNKCILCNNCIIKCPKDALKIENYKVIKIKEDIPTTPLKHCINCGLCADKCPNNALKLVDGKIYYNPEDCLLCNVCVKICPNEVRINKETCIDGGCVLCGICVKECPEDAIEIKELPKFEVINDDNCIACGTCSTVCPNNAIVVKINKFKNKLSPKILREVIFNNDCVMCENCAIHCPRDIIPNTTGYKKIVDKANSFIRTDLNYCVFCGLCNKICPQQAIDEGKINLNDCEYCSACVNICPAHAISIYRDWKTEKETEQ